One stretch of Armigeres subalbatus isolate Guangzhou_Male chromosome 2, GZ_Asu_2, whole genome shotgun sequence DNA includes these proteins:
- the LOC134216879 gene encoding odorant receptor 49b-like: MKYFELLDPQAAIPLGLRLMETYGLRGGEKNFLFFQFTILWETVVIVIPKMFLGYRSQDLVIRGLSELLFQLHIMIRICIFAWHRFKFESLVEIVQRVYRKMFSPGGNSTLKSIILEYNKLIHKESRGYFLYIMGCLILFSMSPVVQSVVIFIANQSRNGTEKGEYRTMMEQEFYGLDVRGNFKYYGLYAVLGGLAHYSSAALLALFVVIIICGVRSTILLFRLIQVRLSKLHELPKNEIREELRDIIDLHVDALKCIQLLEQITNLAMAVQMADCVLIWISMVLYLRKNFGVDVVSPLILFVALTAETFFLCNLMTELTSESFAVIRAIIDCEWYTLPLDVQRSLSFVLFRAQRNEGITAAKFFFMDIERFSKVTQSSYSIYVVLKDHL, from the exons ATGAAGTACTTCGAGCTTCTGGATCCGCAGGCCGCGATTCCGCTGGGTCTTCGTTTGATGGAGACTTATGGGCTACGTGGTGGGGAaaagaattttctattttttcaatttacgaTTTTGTGGGAAACGGTTGTGATAGTGATTCCCAAAATGTTCCTCGGCTATCGCAGTCAGGATCTGGTGATACGCGGCCTGTCGGAGTTGCTATTCCAGCTGCATATTATGATTCGGATTTGCATATTCGCTTGGCATCGTTTCAAGTTCGAAAGTCTGGTGGAGATTGTTCAGAGGGTGTACAGGAAAA TGTTTTCTCCCGGTGGAAATTCAACGTTGAAGAGCATTATCTTGGAATACAACAAATTAATCCATAAGGAATCGAGAGGATACTTCCTGTACATTATGGGATGTCTGATTTTGTTCAGCATGTCCCCAGTTGTTCAAAGTGTGGTTATTTTCATTGCAAATCAGAGCAGAAATGGAACTGAAAAAGGAGAATACCGCACGATGATGGAACAAGA ATTTTACGGACTGGATGTTCGAGGTAACTTCAAATATTATGGGCTATATGCTGTTCTGGGTGGATTAGCACACTACTCGTCGGCTGCTCTTCTGGCATTGTTCGTGGTTATTATAATTTGTGGTGTTCGAAGCACCATTCTATTGTTTCGGTTGATACAAGTAAGGCTTAGTAAGCTACACGAGCTCCCGAAAAACGAAATTCGAGAAGAGCTTCGAGATATTATCGATTTACATGTGGACGCGTTGAA GTGCATTCAACTTCTGGAACAAATTACTAATTTGGCTATGGCCGTTCAAATGGCTGATTGCGTACTCATATGGATTTCCATGGTTCTGTATTTGAGAAAA AATTTTGGCGTTgatgtcgtgagtccattgatACTTTTCGTGGCGTTGACCGCAGAAACCTTCTTCCTATGTAACTTGATGACTGAGCTCACCAGTGAG AGTTTTGCCGTGATACGAGCCATCATCGATTGTGAGTGGTATACATTGCCACTGGATGTGCAGAGGTCGTTGTCGTTCGTTTTGTTCAGGGCACAACGTAACGAAGGAATCACTGCCGCCAAATTTTTCTTCATGGACATTGAACGTTTCAGTAAAGTGACACAGTCTTCTTATTCGATCTACGTGGTGCTGAAAGACCAtttatag